The Euwallacea similis isolate ESF13 chromosome 13, ESF131.1, whole genome shotgun sequence genomic interval GACCTCAGATTCCTCAGAATTGACAAGAGCTTGGTACAAGGATATCTAGTAAGAAAATGCgtctaaaaatatgtagttTTCATAATAGAAGTCTAGATACAAGAGGCCTCATCCCAAAAAACCATGATCAAGAGTTTCGAAAACAGGAAATCTTAGGGTGATACTTTATTCAATCTGGACTTGAGATAAATTTATCAATGGAATTTCAGTCAAAGAGAGTTTGGTGTACAAACGTCTATTACTAAATATTCCTGTGGATATGTagttttattaacattaataatatacaggttgtctcatttgaaaaattagatCATAGCTATCGCCTTCTAAACACACTCCTAAACACACTCATCATTCCTTGACAACCAGCATATAATTAGagatttcttaattttacatattaataaaaatatatatgtataaattaaatactgTCTACTCTTACAAACTAACGTAAATAGGAACAATCTTAGGAACATTAAAAACTGACGCAATCTTGGTTTCTAGATCATTGAAAAATGGTACTAATCTCTGGTTTTAAGTTTGCAAACACAACACGAAGGAATCCTGAAAAGGTCAAATCCAATGCCCATGGTACTATTGAAAAATGCCAGTTTGACTGCTTTGAAGCTTTGGTGGCACACACTGTTGAAGCCTGCTCTTAGATTTGCACATTTAAAGTCACTGGAAAGAGATATCATTGTTTTATGGCTTAAACACTAAATTTATCTACAATAGAAGTAAATACCTGCTGCATCCTAATTATCCATGAATTGTTTATCGAACTATAAATTTCGTAGAGTCTGTTACGCTAATAGATAGgagaaaatgttataaaagCTTTAATTTCCTGTGGGTGAGTTTCCTGGAAACGAGCTGGCTTGAAGCCTATTAATCAACAGATCTTGTTATTGAAATCAGAGTTGGCTTAAGAGACTTGCAGAATTGATGATGGTAATAAGCTTATTCTTTCATCGAGAGAACCAACAAAAGAACACGAAGAAGATGCTTAGATAGctttttttatgaagtttaTGAAGgggaaatttcatttaactCTAAGTTGGACTGGCTATAGGTTTAAGTCCGTATGAATATCCAAGCGAGGAAATATGATAATATGATCAAGGGATTCATTGCAAGAAACTATTAATTTGGAGAGAAACATTTGGGGATTTGAACAGGAAAAATGCAGATTTAAGTTTTGCGAACGCGTCTGTTATTTACCGTTTCTAAGATATTTATTTCGGATCGAGAATAACTGTAGAGTGATTCAAACAATAACCATCCGATTTACTTCtgattgattaaattttgctttgtgaataatttatcacttaatttccaaatatatcaatgattttttataatttactattttatgtGTTCACTATGGTATAATGAAAAAGAGATACGTATATGAAGTGGTTGTATTGCTACGATAACCTACAGTAATCTGAATTAATTGCTATTGAAAAAGTCTCTAGAGGctcttaatttcttcattgcgtgtagaaaaaaatgttgtataaaagaagatatttttttggaatttaacACTCATATGTGGTTGGCCTTAATGGCCAGGGGTAATAATGAACCAGTTTCTAAGAGaacataaataattgtaatattCACATTAATTGATGTGATTTAAAACAGTTTATATACTACATGAGTTCCAATCTGAACCTGAACCTAACtctaactaacctgaactaaagtAAACCAATCTGAACTAACTCATATTAACCCTAAACATATGTTTcgctttaaatttgaaactacATTGCCTTTCCTCAACAATTCAAGTAAATATATCTCTGTTATTTCATTCATTTACAATTACCTCGGTTATGTAATTACTTCAGTACATCACTGCGATTATATTACTATGACTATAACGGCGGTGTTCATTTTCTAACAAACATGCAACAAACATCTTCTTGTGAGGATTTTGGAGAGAATTAAGCATTCCTGGGCTCGCCCTCAAGTTTTGCTGACTTTAGcggtattttaaattttactactCAGTTAATCACGTTTGTTTCACATAAATTCAACAAAGCTCCACTAATTTTTCGTGCAAATCTTGCGGTTTATTGACCATAACCCCCAAAAAGGTATTTGTCATTACTCACCTCACGTTTGGTTGCACACATCGCTCAGTCTCAATAAATTGTTGGTATTGAGCATGATTGACTATGGTCCTGTTCTCACCCCTTAGGTTGCCCAATATCTGAGGAGCATAGTACTGGTTTCTTTTTACTCTGCAGAGACTCTCGCCATCTTCGTCGTCTTTGTTGGACCAACCGCCCCGGAGGCCtataaaaaaggaagaatGTTAAATTGTAAAGTGAGTTTGAGATTATGCAGTTTCTCGTGAGCAATATGaaacaatttgtaaaatgtcaaatttccTCTGTTAAAGGCGATTCATATTATCGGTCAAGTCACTATTTGGTCACGGTCAGGTCAACTATTATAACAGTAATTTCGTATTGACAATTCACTTTAGGGCGCAAGCCACAGTCTAATAATACAAAATCAATGGCACAAAATTTACTTTGACCATGACTGGACCGTAATCGGACCATGACCTGACCAATATCACGAACAAAAGGATTAAATTCAGAGTAAAATGCTTTGGATAAGAAATTTGCTAATCTAAAGCTTGCTTTAGACTGTAAAATCACAACAATTG includes:
- the LOC136413122 gene encoding uncharacterized protein encodes the protein MDSCYCFCLFFIIYSTSIIAAAANNRTKGIIKKTDYINVRNLAYLPPIDPTPEIPTEENEGTDPNYPYQEIENYLNSHPKEKKFFIRTAPQIGLRGGWSNKDDEDGESLCRVKRNQYYAPQILGNLRGENRTIVNHAQYQQFIETERCVQPNVSDFKCANLRAGFNSVCHQSFKAVKLAFFNSTMGIGFDLFRIPSCCVCKLKTRD